In Pseudodesulfovibrio sp. S3, the DNA window CATGCTCGGAGGCCAAAAACGACTGCTTGCACGCATGGACGAAATGTTTTTGCAGGAGGTGCCCCTGGAATTGAAGGAATTGGTCGACGCCCACGACCAGAGGGACTGGGACAATGCAAAACGACTGGCCCACTCGATAAAAGGGTCGGCCAGGACCGTCGGTGCGCAACGGTTGGGCACCGTCGCAGAGCAGATGGAATACATATACAAACAAAAGGACACCTCCTCGGCAAAGAAAGGTCTTAAAACCCTTGAGTCCGAAGTACAGTCCACGCTAAAATACATAGTCGGCCTTTTGGGAAACCAACGAAAGCCCTCTCCCGAAAGCGTAAAGGAGCGCAATGATGAAAACCATTCTGGTAGTTGACGATGCCCCCATGATCAGGGAACTGCTCAAATCCGTGCTTGAAGCCGAGGGCTACTCCGTGATCGAGGCCGCAGACGGAGAGGAGGCCATCCATCTCTGCAGGGAAAACAATGTGGACTTGTCCATCATTGATATTTTCCTGCCGAAGAAAGGCGGTCTCCAGGTTATGGGTGAACTGATCAAGGAAGACAGCACCCACAAATTCATCGCCATTTCCGGCGGTGAAGCATTCAACCCCGAAGCCATCGTGGAGCTGGCCAAGGTCTACGACGTGGTGGACACCTTCACCAAGCCCATCGACACCCGAAAACTGGTGGACGTCGTCAAAAAAGCCCTACAGGACTGACCTGTCCCGCAACAAAAAACGAGGTCGTCCGGCTGTAAACACATCCGGACGACCTCGTTTTTCTTTTTTTCGGGGATTTCAGACCATATCCACGGTCACGCCTTCGATCACGTAGAACAAAATTTCGTATTTACTGTGTAAGGACTCGACCACATCCTCCACTCCCCTGTCGCCCATATCCGCTATGGATACATAGACATTGCGCGAACCGGCATGGCCGGGATCGACAGCCGTGAACACACTGGTAAAGACAACGTCCAGATCCTTCATTTCACAGAGGAGATCAGGCAGGAACCCCTGCCGGTCGTCCATGCGTATGCAGAACTGAGCCCCCTGGGCAAAACCGGAGGTGGCGCACAGGAAACGGAGCACGTCAGCCTGGGTGATGATGCCGATCATCTTGCCGCCGTCCACCACCGGCAGGCCGCCAACCTTGTGTTTGACGATAATCTCGGCCACTCCGGCCATGGCCGCATCCGAAGTCACGGAAATGGGGTCCTGGGTCATGATGTCCCCGGCAGTCAGGGTGTAAAGACCGCCGCCCCGTTCCATCGCAAGGTCGCCTGGAATGAACTTGGAAGGCATGGCGTCACGGATATCCCGATCGGACACGATGCCCACCAGGGTACCCCGGCTGTCGATGACCGGAAACTGCCTGATATTCTTCTCTCTCAATATCTCGGCCGCATCCAATACCGACGAATTGACACCAAGGGAAATGACATTGACTGTCATCCAATCTCTGACCAGCATCCTCCACCTCCTGCTCCTGCGGCTTCCGAAATGGAACCGGTCAGCAAACTTACTCGTTCAGGTCTGAAAAGGCAACGGGATGTCACAATTCGTTCGCTGCGACCTCCACGGCCCCGACCAAGGCTATGAAGCGTGGCCTGAGCTTTTTCACCCCGGCCACGACCACCTCCATTTCACCGGAGTAGCATTTCTTTTCCAACACCCTGGACAGGCGTACCACCTCCATGGCCAGGACATGACTGGATATATTGGTGATGGAATGCAGAGCCTCCCCCACACTTTTGAGATCCCCGGCCGCAAGGCCATTGTCCAGGTCATCCAGCTTTTGCCGGGCTTCAAGCAGAAAGAGATCAAGGATGTCCTTGAACAATTCCATATTCCCGGAAAAACGTTGGGTCAGGGCTTCCATATCCAATTTCACGGGTTTCGATTCCGGGATTGCCTGCCGTGGCAGCGGAGGGGCTGCAGCCGCCTTCCGGACAGCGCCCCTGGAGGCTTTGCTCCTGCCCGCCATGCTACGGACGATCGCTTCGGACAGCTTATGCATGTCCACCGGTTTGCTGACATAGTCGTCCATGCCGCTGTCCAGCATCCGCTCCCGA includes these proteins:
- a CDS encoding response regulator — its product is MMKTILVVDDAPMIRELLKSVLEAEGYSVIEAADGEEAIHLCRENNVDLSIIDIFLPKKGGLQVMGELIKEDSTHKFIAISGGEAFNPEAIVELAKVYDVVDTFTKPIDTRKLVDVVKKALQD
- a CDS encoding CBS domain-containing protein, with product MLVRDWMTVNVISLGVNSSVLDAAEILREKNIRQFPVIDSRGTLVGIVSDRDIRDAMPSKFIPGDLAMERGGGLYTLTAGDIMTQDPISVTSDAAMAGVAEIIVKHKVGGLPVVDGGKMIGIITQADVLRFLCATSGFAQGAQFCIRMDDRQGFLPDLLCEMKDLDVVFTSVFTAVDPGHAGSRNVYVSIADMGDRGVEDVVESLHSKYEILFYVIEGVTVDMV